A region of the Dyadobacter sp. CECT 9275 genome:
GAATGTACCCCCTACCCCTGTGATTTCACTTACGCCAGGAAGTCAATGGAGCTTACCCACCGCTGGCTCCAGCGGTGCTGTGACCGGTTTGATACGACGGCACCTTTGTATGCACATAGCCAAACGCTCTTCCCCATTGTACAGGGGAGTGTATATAAGGACCTTAGAAAGCAGTCGGCAGAGGTGATCGCCTCTCAGAACAGAGAAGGAAATGCCATTGGAGGGCTGTCTGTAGGAGAACCGGCAGACATCATGTATGAATTAACTGAAGTAGTTTGCGATATTTTGCCGAAAAACAAGCCCCGGTACCTGATGGGCGTAGGAACTCCGGAGAACATTCTGGAATGTATTTCTCTGGGGGTAGATATGTTCGACTGTGTAATGCCTACCCGCAACGCACGCAATGGCATGATTTTTACAACAGAAGGTATCATTAATATAAAAAATGAGAAGTGGAAGGAGGATCTTTCCCCTCTGGATGAAAATCTTGGCGGATATGTGAGTACCTTCCATAGTAAAGCGTATCTTCGGCATCTTGTAAAATCCGGGGAAATGCTTGGTGCTCAGATAGCGAGTATTCACAATCTCACCTTTTATATATGGCTGGTAAAAACGGCCAGAGAGAAAATTAAATCCGGTGATTTTAACCAATGGAAATCAGAAATGAAAAAAAAACTAATGCAACGGCTTTGAAAGTTCCAAAAAGCGCCTTTCCTTCGGCATTATTTACATAAAATCTTACCGAAAGTTAATATAATTGCATAAAGTCGGTTGATTAAGTGATATTGTTAACCTAATTTTGTACCCACTAGGCGTATTGGTAATTGCCATCTGGCCATGAATGTTTTTTACTCAGATTGATTTCAACAAAATCAATTCCTAGTTAATCTTAATAACGCTAACTTGAATAGTATGAAAAAAGTATCCCAGTTAATTTGTTCGTTTGCCTTGGGGACGTTGATTGCTTTGCCCGCACTTGCGCAGCCGCTCGTTCCACCTAATTCACCAGATTACAATCCCAAGGCAAGCTATGACGGCCCGTACAAATTAAACACCTGGTCTATTTCTGCTCACGTAGGTCCTTCTATGTTCTTTGGAGATTTGAGGGAGTATGATTTTTGGCCGGTTAATACGACCAACAACGTGGATAGCCATAAGGAATCTGGTACTTTCCAAGGAGGGTTAACAATCAACAAGCAACTTTCTTACCTCTTCGGCGCTCGTCTGGATGGTTCAATAGGTAACCTGCGCGGTATGAAGCGTCGTAACTACAACCGTTACTTCGAAGGCAAATATACCGACGTCTCACTTTCAGGAACGGTAAACCTTAAAGGCCTGCTGATAGGACCCAACAAAATGAAGCGTTGGAAAATTGATGCGTATGCCGGTATAGGACAGGTATTTTATGATGCCACTGCTTATGACCTGACAGGCGGAGTAAAACTTCGTGAAACAGGTAAGAAAAATGACTGGATCGTCCCAACGGGCTTAAATATCAACTACGAAGTAAGTAAAAGAATTGATATTGGCTTGGATTTCCGTCTGAACCATACCAATTCTGATTATCTGGACGCTACTTACGGTGGTGATTATTCAAGAAATCCACAGGATGGTTTCAGCATCAAAGATCAGAAGACCTCACGTAAAGGAAACTCAGAGCTTGATTCTTACGGATACGGTTCTATCCAGCTTACTTATAAATTAGGTAAAAACCCGTTGAAAGTTCAGAAAGTGGACGGCAAATGGGACTACAAACCGGATGAAGGCGGATACTATCACCTGCGTTATACGGATCCACGCGTGCTGATCAAAGCTCCGAAAATCCTTACGCTTGAAGAGATGGATTCCGTTGCAAAAGCAAACCGTCCAAAAGATATCGACCCACGTTTGTTACTTGATACGGATGGTGATGGCGTTTCTGACTTCTTCGATAAGGAGCCTAACTCTCCGGCAGGAAGTGTAGTTGATGGTAGTGGACGTGTTATCGACTTCGATTCTTATGTTAAAAATGCGCTTGCAACTGGTGTAGCTTGTGCTGAGATATTTGCAAACGTTCAGTTCGATACTGACAAAAACGTTCTGAAACCTGAGTTCCAGGAAATGTTGAAAAACGTTGCTTCGATCATGAACAGAAACGGATGCCGTCTGCAACTTGCTGGCCATGCTGACCGCCGCGCTTCTGACCGTTACAATGTTGCACTGTCACGCCGTCGTGTGGAAGCTGTTAAAAACTACCTGATCAACGAAGCCGGTCTGAAAGATCCAAGCAAAGTAATTGTTGACTACTTCGGTTCATTCAAACCAATCGCAGATAGCGCAAGCCGCCCAGGTCTGCAGAAAAACCGTCGCGTAGAATTAAGATTACTTCCATAGTATTTATTAAAAGGAAAAACGAGAAGGGCTCCCAATGGGGGCCTTTCTCGTTTCTATTCATTAGATTTGCAGCAGGTTAAATATAAGTAACTGTTATCAGGCACACCCTTTACGGCTTACTCATTTTTTTACTGCTTACTATTTACTGTATAGGGCTTAGCCATACCACGATTTTATTTCCATGAAAAATTACGATTATCTGATTGTCGGAGCTGGTTTATGGG
Encoded here:
- the tgt gene encoding tRNA guanosine(34) transglycosylase Tgt: MKFTLQVEDTGSKARAGLIETDHGTIETPIFMPVGTAGTVKAVHQRELQDDIKAQIILGNTYHLYLRPGLDILQKAGGLHHFNGWNKPILTDSGGYQVYSLAGTGRKINEEGVVFKSHIDGGIHTFTPEGVMDIQRVIGADIIMAFDECTPYPCDFTYARKSMELTHRWLQRCCDRFDTTAPLYAHSQTLFPIVQGSVYKDLRKQSAEVIASQNREGNAIGGLSVGEPADIMYELTEVVCDILPKNKPRYLMGVGTPENILECISLGVDMFDCVMPTRNARNGMIFTTEGIINIKNEKWKEDLSPLDENLGGYVSTFHSKAYLRHLVKSGEMLGAQIASIHNLTFYIWLVKTAREKIKSGDFNQWKSEMKKKLMQRL
- a CDS encoding OmpA family protein, encoding MKKVSQLICSFALGTLIALPALAQPLVPPNSPDYNPKASYDGPYKLNTWSISAHVGPSMFFGDLREYDFWPVNTTNNVDSHKESGTFQGGLTINKQLSYLFGARLDGSIGNLRGMKRRNYNRYFEGKYTDVSLSGTVNLKGLLIGPNKMKRWKIDAYAGIGQVFYDATAYDLTGGVKLRETGKKNDWIVPTGLNINYEVSKRIDIGLDFRLNHTNSDYLDATYGGDYSRNPQDGFSIKDQKTSRKGNSELDSYGYGSIQLTYKLGKNPLKVQKVDGKWDYKPDEGGYYHLRYTDPRVLIKAPKILTLEEMDSVAKANRPKDIDPRLLLDTDGDGVSDFFDKEPNSPAGSVVDGSGRVIDFDSYVKNALATGVACAEIFANVQFDTDKNVLKPEFQEMLKNVASIMNRNGCRLQLAGHADRRASDRYNVALSRRRVEAVKNYLINEAGLKDPSKVIVDYFGSFKPIADSASRPGLQKNRRVELRLLP